GCGATCGAAGAAGAACAGCTCGATCGTCAAGATGGCGCTTCTGGGCAGCGAAAAGGCTCCTGAAACAGGCCCGGGCGCTCGCGCCGACGTGGTCCTGAGCGCTGGCAACACCGGCGCGTGCGTCTCGGCGGGCATCATGCACATGAAGCGCCTGCCCAAAGTGCACCGCCCGGGCATCGCGGTCACGGTTCCCGCGTTCAAAGGCCCGGTCGTCATGATCGACTGCGGCGCGAATCCCGAGCCCAAGCCGACGCACCTCTGGCAGTATGGCGTCATGGCGGCAGAGCTCGCGCGGATCGTGCACGGCATCGAAAACCCGCGCGTTGCGCAGATGAACATCGGCAGCGAAGAGGCCAAGGGCACCGACACCGTGAAACAAACGCGCGACCTGCTCCGCGCCACTCCGGGCCTGAACTACGTGGGTTACGTCGAGGGCCGCGATCTCTTTGACGGCAACGCGGACGTCATCGTGACCGATGGCTTTGTCGGCAACACGCTTTTGAAGATGGCCGAAGGCCTCGCGAAATCCATTTTCTCCGCGCTCGCGACGGAAATAATGACTCAGGATCCCGGCCTGATGCTCCAGATCGAGCCGGTCTTCAAACAGATCTGGAAAAAGAACGACTACCACGAGCACGGCGGCGCGCCGCTCCTGGGCGTCAACGGCGCCATGTTCATCGCGCACGGCAGCAGCGAGGCGAAGACGATCAAGAACGCGATCCGGAATTGCCGCCGCTTTGTGAGCAGCGGCGTCAACCAGGTCATCGCCAAACGCCTCGAAGAAGTCAGCTCGATCGGCGCCCAGTTCGCCGAAGTGGGCTCCGAGTCCTGAGAAATCGGGGGCGTGCGGCCCGGGCGGCGCGTAGACTTTGCCACTCATGTCCAGCGGCACAAACACCGGCCGGCGTCCTGTCGGCGTTCGAATTGCGGGGACCGGTTCGGCATTGCCCAGCCGCCGTCTCACCAACGCCGACCTCGAAAAGATGATGGAAACCTCGGACGAGTGGATCGTCCAGCGGACCGGGATCCGCGAGCGCCGCATCATGGACCGCGAGAAGGGTGAGTCCACCAGCCAGTTGGCCGCGGATTCGCTGAAGCTCGCGCTCGCCGATGCCCGGCTGACCGCCGCCGACCTCGATCTCATCATTGTGGCCACGATGACGGCTGAGATGTCGTGCCCCGCATCGGCATCGCTCGTAGCAAACCTGGTCGGCGCGGGGGATTGCGGCGCGTTCGATCTGACCGCCGCCTGCTCCGGCTTCGTCTACGGCCTCAACGTCGCCCACGACCTGATCAAAGGGGGCGCGTACCGGACGATTGGCCTCATCGGCGCCGACGCGCTCTCGACGCTGATGCGCTACGACAATCTCGGTCGATCGACGTCGATCATCTTCGGTGATGCCGCGGGAGCCGCGATCATCAAGGCGACCGACGACACAAGCAAGGGAATTCTTGCCCAGTCGATGCACTCGGACGGCAAGGGTTGGAAAGAGATTTATGTCCCGCGCTGCAAACAGGATTTTCCGCAGGGGGTCGAATTCGACGAGAACAAGATCGAGCACGTTCAGATGAACGGCGCGTCGGTCTTCAAATTCGCGGTGGGCACCTTTCCGAAGCTGATCGAACAGACACTGGAAGAAGCGAAGGTTTCTGCCCCCGACGTGGATATGTACGTCTGCCACCAGAGCAACCAG
The DNA window shown above is from Phycisphaeraceae bacterium and carries:
- a CDS encoding ketoacyl-ACP synthase III; amino-acid sequence: MSSGTNTGRRPVGVRIAGTGSALPSRRLTNADLEKMMETSDEWIVQRTGIRERRIMDREKGESTSQLAADSLKLALADARLTAADLDLIIVATMTAEMSCPASASLVANLVGAGDCGAFDLTAACSGFVYGLNVAHDLIKGGAYRTIGLIGADALSTLMRYDNLGRSTSIIFGDAAGAAIIKATDDTSKGILAQSMHSDGKGWKEIYVPRCKQDFPQGVEFDENKIEHVQMNGASVFKFAVGTFPKLIEQTLEEAKVSAPDVDMYVCHQSNQRILTAARERFGLPEDKLYINIDRYGNTVAASVPLCLDELRRSGRVREGHKVMFVAFGGGLTWGSSLWQL
- the plsX gene encoding phosphate acyltransferase PlsX — its product is MRIAVDVMGGDHAPDAILKGCAAALEDLARDDRLILVGPRELIQDYLNERAIRDERIEIEDASEVIGMEESPAKAVRSKKNSSIVKMALLGSEKAPETGPGARADVVLSAGNTGACVSAGIMHMKRLPKVHRPGIAVTVPAFKGPVVMIDCGANPEPKPTHLWQYGVMAAELARIVHGIENPRVAQMNIGSEEAKGTDTVKQTRDLLRATPGLNYVGYVEGRDLFDGNADVIVTDGFVGNTLLKMAEGLAKSIFSALATEIMTQDPGLMLQIEPVFKQIWKKNDYHEHGGAPLLGVNGAMFIAHGSSEAKTIKNAIRNCRRFVSSGVNQVIAKRLEEVSSIGAQFAEVGSES